In Acaryochloris marina S15, a single genomic region encodes these proteins:
- a CDS encoding S-layer homology domain-containing protein, translated as MMTPSHQWKSSTAALLSLGLSTALVSPFLAQSTVLAQTRFSDTQGHWAQSCIQSLAQRNIINGYPNGEFRPNAPVTRAEYATMVVNAFPNATRDRNARSFTDVRSNFWAANAIRTASQTGFLTGYPSGEFRPSQQIPRTQVLVSLNNGLGNTPTGSINATLGNTYADASAIPSYARDAIAAATQTQLVVNYPDVRYLKPNNRATRAEVASFLCQALKTPQQASLISGNYIAGVPSQGLQVRTEIPVFYDVAQKVIVSPQETAPLTLKVAQDIKDNQGNIIIPKGSSIRGELQPQRDGTQFVAREVMIDGKNYSLDASSEIITRTISARDPNLLALARNAVLGAGAAAGLSSVIGDGNITAEKVLTGAAVGTAIETNRNRPWLSVARDSALGAAAAAGLSTVIGDRTITAEKVLAGAASGATIGGVIDPAVDEVVVIDPQTDLNLILEKPFNLS; from the coding sequence ATGATGACACCCTCACACCAATGGAAGTCTTCAACGGCTGCGCTTTTGAGTTTGGGACTCTCTACCGCTCTGGTTAGTCCTTTCCTCGCTCAATCTACCGTCCTTGCCCAAACTCGCTTTTCAGATACTCAAGGTCATTGGGCGCAAAGTTGTATTCAATCCCTGGCCCAACGCAATATTATCAATGGTTATCCCAACGGCGAATTTCGCCCAAATGCTCCTGTCACCCGGGCCGAATATGCCACGATGGTGGTCAATGCATTTCCCAATGCAACCCGCGATCGCAATGCCCGTTCTTTCACCGATGTTCGGTCTAACTTTTGGGCCGCCAATGCGATTCGGACCGCTTCCCAAACTGGATTTCTAACCGGCTACCCCAGTGGTGAGTTTCGTCCTTCCCAGCAAATTCCTCGAACTCAAGTCTTGGTGTCCCTCAACAATGGTTTGGGGAACACACCTACAGGGTCAATTAATGCCACCCTCGGTAATACCTATGCTGATGCCAGTGCAATACCCAGTTATGCGCGTGATGCGATCGCAGCCGCAACCCAAACTCAACTTGTTGTCAATTATCCTGATGTTCGGTACTTAAAACCCAACAATAGAGCAACACGGGCAGAAGTCGCATCATTCCTTTGCCAAGCGCTCAAGACCCCGCAACAGGCATCATTGATCTCTGGCAACTACATTGCAGGGGTTCCATCTCAAGGTTTACAAGTTCGAACCGAAATTCCGGTCTTTTATGATGTGGCCCAAAAAGTGATTGTCTCTCCCCAAGAGACTGCACCCCTAACCCTCAAGGTGGCTCAGGACATTAAAGATAATCAGGGCAATATTATCATTCCCAAAGGCAGCTCTATCAGGGGCGAACTTCAACCCCAAAGGGATGGGACTCAATTTGTTGCCCGTGAGGTCATGATTGATGGCAAAAACTATTCCCTTGATGCCTCTTCTGAGATTATTACCCGTACTATCAGCGCTCGCGATCCAAATTTGTTAGCCCTGGCTCGAAATGCTGTTTTAGGTGCCGGTGCTGCTGCAGGGTTGTCGAGTGTGATTGGAGATGGCAACATCACAGCAGAAAAAGTCCTGACGGGAGCTGCGGTAGGGACGGCCATTGAAACCAACCGCAATCGTCCTTGGCTTTCAGTGGCTAGAGACTCTGCTCTGGGGGCTGCCGCCGCCGCTGGCCTATCAACGGTCATTGGTGATCGCACCATTACAGCCGAGAAAGTTCTAGCAGGCGCTGCTTCGGGGGCAACGATTGGTGGCGTTATCGATCCTGCCGTGGATGAAGTCGTTGTTATTGATCCACAGACCGACCTCAACCTCATTTTGGAAAAGCCGTTTAACCTGAGCTAG
- a CDS encoding GNAT family N-acetyltransferase: protein MSDSEQVQIRFCTPADYVAIASIYNEAISTGSITFDTRQFKAKDIQAWVDKFCDRECLLVIERQQQILGWGIVKQYSDRPGYRVCCETSIYLTFAAKGQGLGKMMQTALLEKVVELDYHHVVVKIVATNDDSIAFHKGFGFEMVGVQKEVGHVADRWQDVAIMQLILPQVPPYSP from the coding sequence ATGTCAGACTCAGAGCAGGTTCAGATTCGATTTTGTACGCCAGCGGATTATGTTGCGATCGCATCCATATACAATGAAGCGATCTCCACGGGCAGTATCACCTTCGATACTCGTCAATTCAAAGCAAAAGATATTCAAGCCTGGGTAGATAAATTTTGCGATCGCGAATGTCTATTAGTGATTGAGCGTCAGCAGCAGATTCTGGGCTGGGGCATTGTCAAACAATATAGTGATCGCCCTGGGTATCGGGTCTGCTGCGAAACATCGATTTACCTGACCTTTGCCGCAAAGGGTCAAGGGTTGGGGAAAATGATGCAAACTGCTCTGCTAGAAAAGGTGGTTGAGCTAGACTACCACCATGTCGTCGTCAAAATTGTCGCTACCAATGATGACAGTATTGCCTTCCACAAGGGCTTTGGTTTTGAAATGGTCGGTGTGCAAAAAGAGGTTGGGCATGTTGCTGATCGCTGGCAAGATGTTGCCATCATGCAGCTCATTCTGCCTCAAGTGCCACCCTACTCTCCCTGA
- a CDS encoding RidA family protein: MNEAEEAAGLPKTSNYRYAKRVGNQLFVAGQVPHDSNGQLVGQSAPSVQATQCLANLRQLLVVNGFSESDIQQVTIYVVGEATNLASAWNAVEQWFDDEVPPATLLGVAQLGYVDQLVEIDATIIQET; this comes from the coding sequence ATGAACGAAGCAGAAGAAGCAGCGGGACTCCCAAAAACATCAAACTATCGTTATGCCAAACGAGTGGGCAACCAGCTATTTGTGGCTGGACAAGTTCCACACGATTCCAATGGCCAACTGGTTGGTCAATCGGCTCCATCCGTCCAAGCAACTCAATGCCTAGCCAATCTTCGCCAGCTTCTTGTTGTGAATGGATTTAGCGAAAGTGACATTCAGCAGGTCACCATTTATGTGGTCGGTGAAGCTACCAATCTTGCTAGTGCCTGGAATGCTGTCGAACAGTGGTTTGATGATGAAGTACCCCCTGCAACCCTTTTAGGAGTCGCTCAATTAGGCTATGTCGATCAGCTAGTCGAAATTGACGCCACTATTATCCAAGAGACATAA
- a CDS encoding DUF427 domain-containing protein: MSKAVWNGVVIAESDQCEVVDGNQYFPPDAVETDYFKASDTHSNCPWKGVANYYSLEVEGQVNKDAAWYYPDPKDAVKNIKGYVAFWKGVQVTA, encoded by the coding sequence ATGTCAAAAGCAGTTTGGAATGGAGTAGTTATCGCTGAAAGCGATCAATGCGAAGTAGTAGACGGAAATCAATACTTCCCCCCTGATGCCGTTGAAACTGACTACTTCAAGGCCAGTGATACCCATTCAAATTGTCCGTGGAAAGGTGTTGCCAACTACTACAGTCTTGAAGTGGAGGGTCAGGTAAATAAAGACGCCGCTTGGTATTACCCTGACCCCAAAGATGCAGTCAAGAATATTAAGGGGTACGTTGCTTTTTGGAAAGGGGTGCAGGTTACAGCCTAA
- a CDS encoding cation diffusion facilitator family transporter: MIATTTTPPDQGTQEQWALTLSIIGSAIFAVLGGVFGLYTHSGAILLDGFYSLMTMTMSFVSLKVAALIQEGPSRRYQFGYYGFEPFINTIKGIIVLSVSLFAFVSAIEDLLHGGRDLVVGLALAYATLSTMGCFTFAILMHRYARRLNLPLLEVEARDWTVDGCISSAVALTFVVTMLLQDTAWNIYLPYVDPLLVALLVLVIIPLPLRTVFEGVNQLLGVAPESELDREIRKTIAQVARSQKHPIDRFHLQMMVQGRVLYVFIQLLVPAEFAVERVQELDQLRQKFADAIADLHPFPEIDIVFTEDPYWLKDGQ, from the coding sequence ATGATAGCTACGACAACAACACCGCCGGATCAGGGCACCCAAGAGCAATGGGCGTTGACTCTATCGATCATAGGATCGGCTATTTTTGCCGTGTTGGGTGGGGTGTTTGGGCTATATACCCATTCTGGAGCTATCTTGCTGGATGGGTTTTACTCCCTGATGACCATGACCATGAGCTTTGTCAGTCTCAAAGTAGCAGCTCTGATCCAGGAAGGCCCCAGTCGTCGCTACCAGTTTGGCTATTACGGATTTGAGCCTTTTATTAATACGATTAAGGGCATTATTGTTCTATCCGTCAGCTTGTTTGCTTTCGTATCGGCGATAGAAGACTTGCTGCATGGAGGACGAGATCTTGTCGTGGGCTTAGCCTTGGCCTATGCTACCCTGTCCACAATGGGGTGTTTTACCTTTGCCATCTTGATGCATCGCTATGCCCGACGGTTGAACTTACCGTTGCTAGAGGTTGAAGCCCGAGACTGGACGGTGGATGGCTGTATTAGTAGCGCAGTTGCCTTGACCTTTGTGGTGACGATGTTACTGCAAGACACCGCTTGGAATATTTATCTCCCTTACGTTGACCCGCTGCTAGTCGCTCTTTTGGTGCTGGTTATCATCCCCCTACCGTTACGCACTGTATTTGAAGGGGTCAATCAACTATTAGGCGTTGCTCCAGAAAGCGAGTTGGACCGAGAGATTCGCAAGACCATTGCCCAAGTTGCCCGCAGTCAAAAACACCCCATCGATCGATTTCATTTGCAGATGATGGTTCAAGGACGAGTGCTGTATGTCTTTATTCAGCTTCTCGTCCCTGCTGAGTTTGCGGTTGAGCGGGTGCAAGAACTCGACCAGTTGAGGCAGAAGTTTGCAGATGCGATCGCAGATTTACATCCGTTCCCTGAAATCGACATTGTCTTTACGGAAGACCCCTACTGGCTGAAGGATGGGCAATAG
- a CDS encoding DNA methyltransferase codes for MDASNPKDLNLNRLQESDRSFHDWYRFILSFPPHLVRTYIDKFGLTANSTLLDPFCGTGTTIVEAKKQGIPAVGVEATPMSWFASRTKTTWTADPDQVRGAAERICYLLSRDITPKNTTHLKKLAPEAQSLLLKNSIGDLPLHKCLVLRDAIDAERNPQLRPLLQLALAHTSVHTASNLRFAPEVGISRQRKQDAPVLTAWHQQVLAMAVDLGGIDCPPPTVCHHQDARDLTRVIQPESIDAVITSPPYPNEKDYTRTTRLESVLLGFLQDPSDLKAYKQSLLRSNTRNAFAADRDDLWVANTPQVTQLAATIERRRLEMDKDSGFEKLYHRVTALYFGGMKRHFANLRPILKPGAQLAYVVGDQASFLQVLIRTGELLAAIAEELGYEVRGVELFRTRLSSVTGEQLREEVVWLEWPGYEQLSSR; via the coding sequence ATGGACGCCTCTAATCCCAAGGATCTCAATCTGAATCGCTTGCAGGAGAGCGATCGCAGTTTTCATGATTGGTATCGCTTTATCTTGTCCTTTCCACCCCATTTGGTCCGGACCTATATTGATAAGTTCGGTCTAACGGCGAACAGCACCCTCCTAGATCCTTTTTGTGGCACTGGGACCACGATTGTAGAAGCCAAGAAACAAGGGATTCCTGCTGTGGGAGTGGAGGCGACTCCCATGTCCTGGTTTGCCTCCCGCACCAAAACCACCTGGACCGCTGATCCAGATCAAGTGCGAGGAGCCGCAGAACGGATTTGCTATCTCCTCTCCCGCGACATTACACCTAAAAATACAACCCACCTAAAAAAGCTGGCACCAGAGGCACAATCGCTGCTGCTCAAAAACTCCATTGGCGATCTGCCCCTCCATAAATGTCTGGTCTTGCGGGATGCTATCGATGCCGAACGGAATCCTCAACTGCGACCTCTCCTCCAGCTTGCCCTGGCCCATACCAGTGTCCATACCGCCAGTAACCTGCGATTTGCCCCAGAAGTCGGTATCAGCCGCCAGCGCAAACAGGATGCTCCCGTTTTAACCGCTTGGCATCAGCAGGTTTTGGCGATGGCCGTAGACTTAGGTGGCATCGATTGCCCCCCGCCGACGGTTTGCCATCACCAGGATGCCAGGGATTTAACCCGAGTGATTCAGCCAGAATCCATTGATGCGGTGATTACCTCTCCCCCCTATCCGAATGAAAAAGACTACACCCGCACCACGCGGTTAGAGTCGGTACTGCTAGGGTTTCTTCAGGATCCATCCGACTTAAAAGCCTATAAACAGTCATTGCTCCGCTCGAATACCCGCAATGCGTTTGCCGCCGATCGGGATGATTTATGGGTGGCAAACACACCGCAAGTCACTCAGCTCGCCGCGACTATCGAACGCCGTCGCTTGGAAATGGACAAAGATTCGGGGTTTGAGAAGTTATATCATAGGGTCACCGCCCTCTACTTTGGGGGCATGAAGCGCCATTTTGCGAACTTGCGCCCTATTCTAAAGCCGGGAGCCCAACTGGCCTATGTTGTGGGTGATCAGGCTTCTTTTCTCCAGGTTTTAATTCGAACAGGAGAGCTGTTGGCCGCCATTGCTGAAGAACTCGGCTATGAAGTCCGGGGCGTCGAGCTGTTTCGAACTCGTTTATCCAGTGTCACGGGCGAACAACTGCGAGAAGAAGTTGTTTGGCTGGAATGGCCAGGGTATGAACAGTTGTCCTCCCGTTAG
- a CDS encoding SDR family oxidoreductase, whose amino-acid sequence MDFDQRHVMITGGSSGIGKATACLLASHGANISLIARTPSQLEIAAQDIKAVQSGQQVLALEADVADREALNQAIYTATAQLGPPDILMTAAGMARPGYFQDVPLEVFEQTMAVNYFGTLYAVKAVLPLMEERHRGHIVLISSGAGLVGLFGYTPYSPSKFALRGLAESLRGELKGTGIGLSIVYPPDTDTPQLEAENKTKPPETKNITASAEMWQPEDVAQKIVQGVKNNQFVVAPGLEMGLLAKLHSVLAPGLNWYFDRIVTQTRSQSS is encoded by the coding sequence ATGGACTTTGATCAACGCCATGTCATGATTACGGGTGGATCGAGTGGTATTGGTAAGGCTACCGCTTGCCTCTTAGCCAGTCATGGGGCAAATATTTCCCTGATTGCCCGCACTCCTAGTCAATTAGAGATAGCCGCTCAGGACATTAAAGCAGTCCAGTCCGGCCAGCAAGTTTTAGCTTTAGAGGCGGATGTCGCTGACCGAGAAGCCTTAAACCAAGCTATTTACACTGCAACTGCACAACTGGGACCACCCGATATTTTAATGACCGCTGCAGGTATGGCCCGTCCAGGTTATTTCCAAGATGTTCCCCTCGAAGTCTTTGAGCAAACGATGGCGGTCAATTACTTTGGCACTTTGTATGCCGTTAAAGCGGTTTTGCCCCTAATGGAAGAGCGTCACCGGGGACATATTGTGTTGATTTCGTCAGGGGCAGGACTAGTGGGGCTCTTTGGATATACCCCTTACAGCCCCAGCAAGTTTGCACTGCGGGGGTTGGCTGAATCCTTGCGGGGAGAATTGAAAGGGACTGGGATTGGCTTGTCAATTGTCTATCCTCCCGATACGGATACCCCCCAACTGGAAGCGGAAAATAAAACAAAACCCCCAGAGACGAAGAACATTACCGCCTCTGCGGAAATGTGGCAGCCGGAAGATGTGGCCCAAAAGATTGTCCAAGGGGTAAAAAATAACCAGTTTGTGGTGGCTCCTGGATTGGAAATGGGATTATTGGCCAAACTACACAGCGTTCTAGCTCCAGGACTGAACTGGTATTTTGATCGGATTGTTACCCAGACGAGATCGCAATCCTCTTAA
- a CDS encoding histidine phosphatase family protein, translated as MSEVVWIARHGHRQDYADLGWRKRAERPHDPGLSAAGVVEAQDVARCLKSEPIENIVASPFLRTVVTAVHTATALNLPIHLEAGLGEHMSSKLFKRCPEPLPVGEMADRFPQIDRHYRSHIIPPFPETEAEALARAGKALQQLVETFSGPLLIVTHELIGKGAAWGLVDQRSPVRFPTCGLTKLVHEQGQWNMAFTGETSHLSQPRHPIPEIWNYLLRQIVHR; from the coding sequence ATGTCTGAAGTAGTCTGGATTGCACGCCATGGCCATCGGCAAGATTATGCTGACTTAGGCTGGCGCAAACGGGCAGAACGTCCCCATGATCCAGGTCTCTCAGCGGCAGGGGTGGTGGAGGCTCAGGATGTGGCTCGGTGTCTTAAGTCAGAACCCATCGAGAATATCGTTGCTTCTCCTTTTTTACGAACCGTAGTGACGGCAGTCCATACAGCAACGGCTTTGAATTTGCCCATCCATCTGGAGGCTGGATTGGGAGAACATATGAGTTCCAAGCTGTTTAAGCGTTGTCCAGAACCGCTGCCTGTTGGTGAGATGGCCGATCGCTTCCCTCAAATTGATCGACATTACCGGAGCCATATCATTCCCCCGTTCCCAGAAACTGAAGCAGAGGCGCTTGCCCGGGCAGGAAAAGCGCTTCAGCAATTGGTGGAGACCTTTTCAGGGCCGCTGCTCATCGTTACCCATGAGTTAATTGGCAAGGGAGCCGCTTGGGGACTGGTCGATCAGCGCTCTCCCGTTCGCTTTCCCACCTGTGGGTTAACTAAACTGGTCCATGAGCAAGGACAATGGAACATGGCTTTTACGGGAGAAACTTCCCATCTGAGTCAGCCTCGCCACCCCATCCCGGAGATCTGGAATTATCTGCTGCGACAGATTGTTCATCGATAG
- a CDS encoding aminotransferase class I/II-fold pyridoxal phosphate-dependent enzyme gives MSNSSNSLDHLSAEEKRELLAELLQKKAESEPEIPPEHYRFDLYPEYLQLKEQQAQLQANDIRNPYFSVHEGIARDTTCIDGKELINFSSYNYLGLAGHPTVSETAKQAIDRYGTSVSASRPVSGEKALHLELEQGIADFIGVDDAVLYVAGHGTNVTTIGHLFGRDDLILYDAYSHNSIFLGCMLSGARAMSFAHNDTADLERLLKQHRQRYQRVLVVIEGVYSADGDIPDLPEFIELKERHKAFLMVDEAHSIGVLGEHGQGISEHFGIDPKTVDIWMGTLSKSFASCGGYIAGSQPLIEYLKCTAPGFIYSIGITPANTAASLAALQVLKQEPERVARLHARAQLFLDLAKEKGLNTGTSQGSAVIPVMVGDTLKALHLSQQLFHQGINVQPMTFPVVPQNEARLRFFLSSTHTEAQIRQTVETLASALSQIETEIPA, from the coding sequence ATGAGTAATTCCTCTAATTCCCTGGATCATCTCTCCGCAGAAGAAAAACGCGAATTGCTGGCGGAATTATTGCAGAAAAAAGCAGAATCTGAACCCGAAATTCCTCCCGAACATTATCGCTTCGATCTCTATCCTGAATATCTTCAGCTCAAAGAGCAGCAAGCCCAACTGCAAGCGAATGATATCCGCAACCCTTATTTCTCTGTCCATGAAGGGATTGCTCGAGATACAACCTGCATTGATGGCAAAGAGCTGATCAATTTTTCCAGCTATAACTATTTAGGGCTAGCCGGACATCCAACTGTTTCAGAAACCGCCAAACAAGCCATTGATCGCTATGGCACTTCAGTCTCAGCTAGCCGCCCCGTCTCTGGCGAGAAAGCCTTACATTTAGAGCTTGAACAAGGAATTGCAGACTTTATTGGTGTAGATGACGCCGTTCTCTACGTCGCGGGTCATGGTACCAACGTCACCACAATTGGACATTTATTTGGCCGTGATGACCTGATTCTTTACGATGCCTATAGCCACAACAGCATTTTTCTCGGATGTATGCTGTCAGGTGCACGGGCCATGTCCTTTGCCCATAATGATACAGCAGATCTAGAAAGACTCTTGAAGCAGCATCGGCAACGCTATCAGAGAGTTTTGGTGGTGATTGAAGGGGTGTACAGTGCTGATGGCGACATTCCCGATTTACCCGAATTTATTGAACTCAAAGAACGCCATAAAGCTTTTCTAATGGTGGATGAAGCCCACTCGATTGGGGTTTTGGGCGAGCACGGTCAGGGTATTAGTGAGCATTTTGGTATTGACCCTAAAACCGTTGATATTTGGATGGGCACCCTCAGTAAGTCCTTTGCCAGCTGTGGAGGCTATATTGCTGGTTCCCAGCCTTTGATTGAATACCTCAAATGTACGGCACCCGGCTTTATCTATAGCATTGGCATTACCCCTGCCAATACGGCTGCGTCTTTGGCGGCACTACAGGTCCTAAAGCAAGAACCAGAGCGCGTGGCTCGGCTTCATGCTCGGGCTCAATTATTTCTAGACTTAGCTAAAGAAAAAGGGTTGAACACCGGGACCAGTCAAGGTTCGGCTGTTATTCCCGTGATGGTGGGCGATACCCTCAAAGCGCTGCATCTATCCCAGCAGCTCTTTCACCAAGGGATTAATGTCCAACCTATGACCTTCCCTGTGGTGCCCCAAAATGAGGCTCGACTCCGCTTTTTCCTGAGTAGCACCCATACGGAAGCCCAAATTCGCCAAACCGTAGAGACCCTTGCTTCTGCTCTGTCTCAAATAGAGACTGAAATCCCTGCCTAA
- a CDS encoding acyl carrier protein: MPIQDNYQSTVAVAEAQSQGTVSPLQTSPTLADIQAWLKKHLATSLEMSPEEIDIDVDFIDYGMNSVEVVNVSGELEHFLGRRLDPMLVLDYSNIRELSEHLVTDNEGSSPTTSALPADADELLSKLDVLSDDEVDGLLNAMLSEHNVAHE; encoded by the coding sequence ATGCCAATCCAGGATAACTATCAAAGCACGGTCGCTGTAGCGGAAGCACAGTCTCAGGGAACTGTTTCGCCCCTGCAGACTTCCCCTACATTGGCAGACATTCAAGCCTGGTTAAAAAAACACTTGGCAACTTCTTTGGAAATGAGTCCAGAGGAAATTGATATCGATGTGGATTTCATTGACTACGGAATGAACTCCGTAGAAGTCGTCAATGTTTCAGGTGAACTGGAACATTTTCTGGGTCGCCGTTTGGATCCCATGCTTGTTCTAGATTATTCCAATATTCGTGAATTATCAGAGCACTTAGTAACCGATAATGAAGGCAGTTCTCCCACTACTTCAGCATTACCCGCAGATGCCGATGAACTCCTGTCCAAATTGGATGTATTGAGTGACGATGAAGTGGATGGCCTGCTGAACGCGATGTTGTCAGAGCATAATGTTGCCCATGAGTAA
- a CDS encoding fatty acyl-AMP ligase, with protein sequence MEYNVAETTNWDAKVEGTCPPKVESLVDLLRYRAAHQPDHQGFTFLVDGEDETLHLTYAELDAKARAIAAALQSACQPGDRALLVYQPGLEYVAAFFGCLYAGVTAVPIYPPRPNRSLMRLQSVIADSQAIFALTTSQILSKLERQLIDAAELSALKWLATDSLSVTEPRQAWQEIHPQGQDLAFLQYTSGSTATPKGVMITHDNLLQNLSLIHQCFEHSSQCQGVIWLPPYHDMGLIGGILQPLYGGFPVALMSPFMFLQSPIRWLQAISRYRATTSGGPNFAYDLCLRKVKPEQLQGLDLSSWRVAFNGAEPISAQTLEDFATKFAPCGFRSEAFFPCYGLAEATLIVSGGQRNAKPALKTVQGAALEQHQVVSAHSKDADARTLVGCGSALQGQEIVIANPETLQQCSAEEVGEIWVSGESIAQGYWRQSEVSGETFQAHLADTGSGPFLRTGDYGFLVGSELFVTGRLKDVIIINGRNHYPQDIELTVVQSYPGIRPNCAAAFSITEAGEERLVVVAELERNYINRYQKNGKKPSSQTAQLNNFVPPTTLTSDSEPAAVEKDILTQIRRAVAKDHDLQIHALLLLKPGSIPKTSSGKIQRFTCRAKFLEGDLESVAKSMPRA encoded by the coding sequence ATGGAGTATAACGTGGCTGAAACAACAAATTGGGACGCCAAGGTCGAAGGAACTTGCCCACCGAAGGTGGAAAGTTTGGTGGATTTACTCCGCTATCGAGCGGCTCACCAGCCAGATCATCAAGGCTTTACCTTTTTAGTCGATGGTGAAGATGAAACCCTCCATCTCACTTATGCAGAGTTGGATGCTAAGGCCCGTGCGATCGCAGCCGCGTTACAGTCTGCTTGCCAACCGGGTGACCGAGCCCTATTGGTGTATCAGCCCGGATTAGAATATGTTGCCGCCTTCTTTGGCTGCCTCTATGCAGGCGTCACGGCAGTCCCGATTTATCCACCCCGTCCCAATCGCTCCCTGATGCGCTTGCAAAGCGTGATTGCTGATTCCCAAGCCATTTTTGCCCTGACAACGTCCCAAATCCTGTCGAAACTCGAACGACAGCTGATTGATGCAGCAGAGTTGAGCGCCCTCAAGTGGCTGGCGACCGATAGCCTCAGCGTCACCGAACCCCGCCAAGCCTGGCAAGAGATTCATCCCCAAGGACAAGATTTAGCCTTTCTTCAATACACCTCTGGATCAACTGCAACGCCAAAAGGGGTGATGATCACCCATGACAATCTCTTACAGAATCTATCTCTAATTCATCAATGCTTTGAGCATAGTTCCCAATGCCAAGGGGTCATTTGGCTACCGCCTTATCACGACATGGGTTTGATCGGTGGGATTTTGCAGCCTTTATATGGAGGGTTTCCCGTGGCGTTGATGTCCCCCTTTATGTTCTTGCAAAGTCCTATTCGCTGGTTACAAGCGATTTCTCGCTATCGAGCCACTACCAGCGGTGGGCCAAATTTTGCCTATGATTTATGCTTGCGCAAAGTCAAACCAGAGCAGCTCCAGGGATTGGACCTGAGCTCCTGGCGGGTGGCCTTTAACGGAGCAGAACCCATCAGCGCTCAAACCCTTGAAGACTTTGCCACCAAATTTGCCCCCTGTGGATTTCGGTCTGAAGCATTTTTCCCCTGCTATGGCCTTGCCGAAGCCACCCTGATCGTTTCCGGGGGACAGAGAAATGCCAAACCCGCTCTAAAAACAGTCCAAGGCGCAGCCCTAGAACAACATCAAGTTGTCTCTGCCCATTCTAAAGATGCCGATGCCCGCACCTTAGTGGGTTGCGGCTCCGCCCTCCAAGGCCAGGAAATCGTTATTGCCAATCCTGAAACCCTCCAACAATGTTCAGCAGAAGAAGTCGGCGAAATATGGGTGTCTGGCGAAAGCATTGCCCAGGGATACTGGCGGCAATCAGAAGTATCTGGAGAAACCTTTCAGGCCCATTTAGCAGATACCGGGTCTGGCCCATTTCTACGGACTGGAGACTATGGCTTTTTGGTGGGTTCCGAGCTTTTTGTGACGGGTCGCTTAAAGGATGTGATTATTATCAACGGCCGTAATCATTATCCCCAGGACATTGAGTTGACCGTGGTCCAAAGCTATCCCGGTATTCGACCCAATTGTGCCGCTGCATTTTCGATTACAGAAGCAGGTGAAGAACGGCTAGTAGTAGTGGCGGAGTTGGAGCGGAACTATATCAATCGCTATCAAAAAAATGGCAAGAAGCCATCCTCCCAAACCGCTCAGCTCAATAATTTTGTCCCTCCCACAACCCTGACCTCAGACTCAGAACCTGCCGCCGTCGAAAAAGACATCCTCACCCAAATTCGTCGGGCGGTTGCCAAAGACCATGACCTGCAGATTCATGCCCTGCTGCTGCTCAAACCCGGCAGTATTCCCAAGACATCTAGTGGTAAAATTCAGCGGTTTACTTGTAGAGCCAAATTTCTAGAGGGAGACTTAGAGAGTGTAGCCAAGAGCATGCCTCGCGCCTAA